One genomic region from Rosa rugosa chromosome 1, drRosRugo1.1, whole genome shotgun sequence encodes:
- the LOC133735320 gene encoding uncharacterized protein LOC133735320 — protein MDSLEERVSVFYYENSDEYDHNSSDYEFDDDAGDSDAKRQRILYWESQQALLQEILERSRLTGSKLRQEVREITEKARSEQRDLCRCHKPNVDACNNCLRHGIVNSLCDKGFKASLCISKWSETKKIPGGTHEYIEVTGNTSTSRTKQLFYVVDLEFRDQFEIAKACNEYRNLVRMLPQTYVGKADYLKAIVRIVCDAAKRSMKESRLHMGPWRKRSFMLMKWSASIERLASVESVSTSNRYNVQSSLSSERAHASSYRYFAAPTVVVT, from the exons atggacAGCCTTGAAGAGAGAGTTTCTGTGTTTTACTATGAAAATTCCGATGAATATGATCATAATTCCTCCGATTATGAATTCGATGATGACGCTGGCGATTCTGATGCCAAACGACAGAGGATCTTGTACTGGGAATCACAACAAGCTTTGCTTCAG GAGATTTTAGAACGAAGCAGATTAACTGGATCAAAGTTGCGGCAAGAGGTTCGTGAAATCACAGAGAAAGCGAGATCAGAGCAAAGAGATTTGTGTCGATGCCACAAACCTAATGTTGATGCATGCAACAACTGCTTGCGACATGGAATCGTCAACTCGCTTTGCGATAAAGGATTTAAAGCCTCTCTATGCATATCAAAATGGTCCGAAACCAAAAAAATTCCAGGAG GGACTCATGAGTACATCGAAGTCACTGGAAACACGTCCACAAGCCGAACAAAGCAACTTTTCTATGTAGTTGACCTGGAATTTCGTGATCAATTCGAGATTGCAAAAGCATGCAATGAGTACCGAAATCTCGTAAGGATGTTACCACAAACTTACGTAGGAAAAGCTGACTACCTCAAGGCCATTGTTCGAATTGTATGCGATGCAGCCAAGCGATCAATGAAGGAAAGCAGACTGCATATGGGTCCGTGGCGAAAGAGAAGCTTCATGCTAATGAAATGGTCGGCTTCCATTGAGAGGTTGGCTTCTGTTGAATCGGTATCAACATCAAATAGATATAACGTGCAGTCATCACTTTCATCAGAGAGAGCGCATGCATCATCTTATAGATACTTTGCAGCTCCAACTGTAGTAGTCACGTAA